One Ficedula albicollis isolate OC2 unplaced genomic scaffold, FicAlb1.5 N00543, whole genome shotgun sequence DNA window includes the following coding sequences:
- the LOC101812877 gene encoding interferon-induced very large GTPase 1-like, translating into MAPPNPTYSQNVQQLKSKILQAAKQHSQRGILKLSTLKDRIGDLWNALRHENFVFSFKNSLEIAAYRNLESAFSDWTWRLRSHFLDVEMRLNNKIQNGDLQNVSREHLEELVQETSDAIEKEVEKYFREEKDRETLVQWKSSTEWKLKELKETVLHETKKKCENLIELQKEQRKLDARKLEYEAELLRRSRELAVSLKWKSLSDRELKVNFILVWNSWIAEVSCAAPTPEQVDIDAEIEDVLLEHFKEPGFHARMRSFPKSRRFSFDMEEHIAVKKYLGIFSDPWSISNADVTNFQQITDDIIARVRANIAKKEQEKLDYSRNFIHEILNEVQKGVESIPSNAKCTFNREYSMDLSLYLCKNAAERFKAMHEAFQKANDPVVYLHSKREDFFQCFLISCKGATSITTFVVFLCDKIEPALRQAVFERTAKDIAEDMKSKLPDFRGNRANLEVCILRYLAEQENFAYFKQYLRSPKQFFQSYIKRRVKSHCLDGNRRLGMFLHRSLQSLYENILSAVSLSTQIVKDREDREDKISLWLDEFCRELTEVINLPRSDLKAIEHQEVTDIEFLSSAMAKALIDLTDRLMKELADADISDRELKVNFILVWNSWIAEVSRAAPTPEQVDIDAEIEDVLLEHFKEPGFHARIRSFPKSRRFSFDMEEHIAVKKYLGIFSDPWSISNADVTNFQQITDDIIARVRANIAKKEQEKLDYSRNFIHEILNEVQKGVESIPSNAKCTFNREYSMDLSLYLCKNAAERFKAMHEAFQKANDPVVYLHSKREDFFQCFLISLQGATSITTFVVFLCDKIEPALRQAVFERTAKDIAEDMKSKLPDFRGNRANLEVCILRYLAEQENFAYFKQYLRSPKQFFQSYIKRRVKSHCLDGNRRLGMVLHSSLESLYENILSAVSLSTRIVKDREDREDKISLWLDEFCRELAEVINLPRSDLKAIEHQEVTDIEFLSSAMAKALIDLTDRLMKELADADMSSFSRQPHTILAEHFSGCWEQCPFCGAVCTNTMRDHDGDHQPVFHRPEALKQFRRRMLLFFRRFYTHELVTATCSNRVASNCEFSTGDHQWIPYKTYRKAGPPYSTWNILPDSSMQAYWKWFVSRFRTELEAFCNGKFQGSGVIPEAWQRITKQEALSELDRLQATSMGRKNRSGFAV; encoded by the exons ATGGCACCACCCAACCCCACCTACAGCCAGAACGTCCAGCAACTAAAGAGCAAAATCCTGCAGGCTGCCAAGCAGCATTCCCAGCGCGGCATTTTGAAGCTCTCGACCCTGAAAGATCGTATTGGTGACCTGTGGAATGCTTTGCGGCatgaaaactttgttttcagcttCAAGAATTCCCTGGAGATTGCTGCATACAGGAATCTGGAAAGTGCCTTTAGTGACTGGACCTGGAGGCTGAGGAGTCACTTCTTAGATGTAGAGATGAGACTGAACAACAAAATTCAGAATGGAGACCTGCAGAATGTCTCCAGAGAACACCTTGAAGAGCTGGTGCAAGAGACAAGTGATGCCATTGAGAAAGAAGTGGAAAAGTATTTCAGGGAAGAGAAAGACCGTGAGACACTGGTCCAGTGGAAATCAAGCACAGAGTGGAAGCTGAAAGAACTGAAAGAGACTGTTCTTCATGAAactaaaaagaaatgtgagaatCTTATTGAGCTacagaaggagcagaggaaactGGATGCAAGGAAGTTGGAATATGAAGCTGAGCTCCTGAGAAGGAGTAGGGAGCTGGCTGTGAGTCTGAAATGGAAGAGCCTCAGTGACAGAGAGTTGAAGGTCAACTTTATTCTTGTGTGGAACAGTTGGATTGCTGAagtctcctgtgctgctcctacACCAGAACAGGTGGATATCGATGCAGAAATTGAAGATGTCCTTCTAGAGCACTTTAAGGAGCCAGGTTTCCATGCACGGATGAGGTCATTTCCCAAAAGCAGAAGATTTTCTTTTGACATGGAGGAACACATCGCAGTGAAAAAGTATTTAGGCATTTTCTCAGATCCCTGGAGCATTTCCAATGCTGATGTGACCAACTTTCAGCAGATCACAGACGACATCATAGCACGTGTGAGGGCAAACATTGCGAAGAAGGAACAGGAGAAACTGGATTACAGTCGAAATTTTATTCATGAAATACTCAATGAAGTACAGAAAGGCGTAGAATCTATTCCCAGTAAtgcaaaatgtacttttaaCAGAGAATACAGCATGGATTTGTCTCTGTATCTGtgcaaaaatgcagcagaaaggTTTAAAGCCATGCACGAAGCATTCCAAAAGGCAAATGACCCAGTTGTGTACCTGCACAGCAAGAGAGAAGATTTCTTCCAGTGTTTCCTGATTTCCTGCAAAGGAGCCACTTCAATCACTAcctttgttgttttcctttgtgaCAAGATTGAACCAGCCCTTCGCCAGGCAGTCTTTGAGAGGACGGCTAAAGACATTGCTGAGGACATGAAGAGCAAATTACCAGACTTCAGGGGCAACAGAGCCAATCTGGAAGTTTGCATCCTGAGATACCTGGCAGAACAAGAAAATTTTGCGTATTTCAAGCAGTACCTTAGGTCTCCAAAACAGTTTTTTCAGAGTTACATTAAGAGACGAGTTAAGAGTCATTGTTTAGATGGGAATAGGAGGCTGGGGATGTTTTTACATCGTTCCCTTCAATCTCTCTATGAAAACATCCTGTCAGCTGTTTCTTTATCTACCCAAATTGTCAAAGacagagaagacagagaagATAAAATCTCTCTCTGGCTGGATGAATTTTGCAGGGAACTGACAGAGGTGATCAACTTGCCCAGAAGTGACCTGAAGGCCATCGAGCATCAGGAGGTCACAGACATTGAGTTCCTGAGCAGTGCCATGGCAAAAGCTCTTATTGACCTGACGGACAGGCTCATGAAAGAATTGGCTGATGCTGACATCAGTGACAGAGAGTTGAAGGTCAACTTTATTCTTGTGTGGAACAGTTGGATTGCTGAAGTCTCCCGTGCTGCTCCTACACCAGAACAGGTGGATATCGATGCAGAAATTGAAGATGTCCTTCTAGAGCACTTTAAGGAGCCAGGTTTCCATGCACGGATCAGGTCATTTCCCAAAAGCAGAAGATTTTCTTTTGACATGGAGGAACACATCGCAGTGAAAAAGTATTTAGGCATTTTCTCAGATCCCTGGAGCATTTCCAATGCTGATGTGACCAACTTTCAGCAGATCACAGACGACATCATAGCACGTGTGAGGGCAAACATTGCGAAGAAGGAACAGGAGAAACTGGATTACAGTCGAAATTTTATTCATGAAATACTCAATGAAGTACAGAAAGGCGTAGAATCTATTCCCAGTAAtgcaaaatgtacttttaaCAGAGAATACAGCATGGATTTGTCTCTGTATCTGtgcaaaaatgcagcagaaaggTTTAAAGCCATGCACGAAGCATTCCAAAAGGCAAATGACCCAGTTGTGTACCTGCACAGCAAGAGAGAAGATTTCTTCCAGTGTTTCCTGATTTCCTTACAAGGAGCCACTTCAATCACTAcctttgttgttttcctttgtgaCAAGATTGAACCAGCCCTTCGCCAGGCAGTCTTTGAGAGGACGGCTAAAGACATTGCTGAGGACATGAAGAGCAAATTACCAGACTTCAGGGGCAACAGAGCCAATCTGGAAGTTTGCATCCTGAGATACCTGGCAGAACAAGAAAATTTTGCGTATTTCAAGCAGTACCTTAGGTCTCCAAAACAGTTTTTTCAGAGTTACATTAAGAGACGAGTTAAGAGTCATTGTTTAGATGGGAATAGGAGGCTGGGGATGGTTTTACATTCCTCCTTGGAATCTCTTTATGAAAACATCCTGTCAGCCGTTTCTTTATCAACCCGAATTGTCAAAGacagagaagacagagaagATAAAATCTCTCTTTGGCTGGATGAATTTTGCAGGGAACTGGCAGAGGTGATCAACTTGCCCAGAAGTGACCTGAAGGCCATCGAGCATCAGGAGGTCACAGACATTGAGTTCCTGAGCAGTGCCATGGCAAAAGCTCTTATTGACCTGACGGACAGGCTCATGAAAGAATTGGCTGATGCTGACATGAGCTCATTTTCAAGGCAGCCTCACACCATCCTGGCAGAGCATTTTTcggggtgctgggagcagtgtcCCTTTTGTGGGGCTGTCTGCACAAACACCATGCGGGATCACGATGGAGACCATCAACCAGTCTTCCATCGCCCAGAAGCTTTAAAGCAATTCAGACGGCggatgctttt gtttttcaggaGGTTCTATACACATGAACTGGTCACGGCTACTTGTTCCAACCGTGTTGCAAGCAACTGTGAATTCAGCACTGGTGATCACCAATGGATCCCTTACAAAACATACCGTAAAGCTGGACCTCCTTATTCTACGTGGAACATTCTTCCTGATTCATCCATGCAGGCGTACTGGAAATGGTTTGTGTCTCGTttcaggacagagctggaagCGTTCTGCAATGGGAAATTTCAGGGAAGTGGAGTAATCCCTGAGGCGTGGCAGAGAATTACCAAGCAGGAAGCACTGTCTGAGCTGGACAGGCTTCAGGCCACATCCATGGGAAGGAAGAACCGCAGCGGCTTTGCAGTTTAG